One stretch of Pontibacillus halophilus JSM 076056 = DSM 19796 DNA includes these proteins:
- a CDS encoding TcaA NTF2-like domain-containing protein, with protein MEYCTNCGSPLQAESQFCTQCGKATEPNDAPRTQEDSPLHTSSNKNSMRKGTKWALWGGGALLILLVAAHFYVLSLLDPMKTVDEIGEALKHNESDKLRELIEFDSSAALNLDDYLSFLKEIGFKELYSSFEEEFQKSWSSKENERIVTDQSGNELFTITPHEHFMGLYMTYTLTAIPSKVFLYTNVDQATFTSQNASVIGEQEQETKLGNVYPGELNIQASLSSELGDIDDSRTYQIDGTAGNNVLDYSFSYTTYDLTSNEPEAFLYIQGENTGRKVASFPTLQVFDQQRDLELQARYFDEDSGEMVSKATSASTSDSGESIHLEFNKEIEEEEEKEKSEEPVKEKETIVIVQGNSGTTTTTTSTPNPTVADAEQLILRFRAAYEESLNMKDYSIVQPFLVNGSAADKELSSYLVDLQTSDYHYDFTSNTITGSWQADANTFYVSTNEHFIFTNHLNDQIAYDRDKEYKVVINNNSLQIESILIYRTDRTDL; from the coding sequence ATGGAGTACTGTACAAATTGTGGCTCCCCCTTACAAGCAGAGTCTCAATTTTGTACCCAGTGTGGGAAGGCCACAGAACCAAATGACGCTCCTCGCACGCAAGAAGATTCGCCTTTGCACACAAGTAGTAACAAGAATTCAATGAGAAAGGGAACGAAATGGGCGTTATGGGGTGGGGGTGCGTTACTGATTCTGCTCGTTGCCGCTCACTTTTACGTTCTGTCACTATTAGATCCAATGAAGACCGTCGATGAGATTGGGGAAGCACTTAAACATAATGAGTCTGATAAGTTGAGAGAGTTAATTGAGTTTGATTCAAGCGCGGCATTAAATCTGGATGATTACCTATCATTCCTGAAAGAAATCGGATTTAAAGAACTGTACTCTAGCTTTGAGGAGGAATTCCAGAAATCATGGTCTTCCAAAGAAAATGAACGGATTGTAACCGATCAATCTGGCAATGAACTATTTACAATTACGCCTCACGAGCATTTCATGGGCCTGTATATGACGTATACGCTAACCGCCATTCCAAGTAAAGTGTTCCTTTACACCAATGTTGATCAAGCGACGTTTACTTCTCAAAATGCTTCTGTCATAGGTGAGCAAGAACAAGAAACAAAGCTTGGGAACGTCTATCCAGGCGAACTCAACATACAAGCGTCCCTCTCCTCAGAACTGGGAGACATTGACGACAGCAGAACATATCAAATTGACGGAACCGCTGGCAACAATGTTCTAGACTACTCTTTTTCCTATACTACATACGACTTAACAAGCAACGAGCCAGAAGCTTTCCTATATATTCAAGGTGAAAATACTGGACGAAAAGTCGCCTCATTCCCTACCTTGCAAGTGTTTGATCAACAGCGTGACTTAGAGTTACAAGCTCGATACTTTGACGAAGATTCAGGAGAAATGGTATCCAAAGCCACCTCAGCTTCTACTTCAGATTCTGGAGAAAGCATCCATTTAGAATTTAATAAGGAAATAGAAGAAGAAGAAGAAAAGGAAAAATCAGAGGAACCTGTGAAAGAGAAAGAAACAATCGTTATTGTTCAAGGCAATTCAGGGACCACCACTACTACGACTTCAACCCCAAATCCTACAGTCGCAGATGCAGAGCAACTGATTCTCCGATTTCGTGCTGCATATGAAGAATCGCTAAATATGAAAGATTACAGCATCGTTCAACCATTCCTTGTGAATGGAAGTGCTGCAGACAAAGAACTGAGCAGTTATTTAGTTGATCTCCAAACCTCTGACTATCATTATGACTTCACTTCTAACACGATTACGGGTTCATGGCAAGCTGATGCCAATACGTTCTACGTATCAACGAACGAGCATTTTATTTTCACAAACCACCTGAATGACCAGATTGCTTATGACCGTGATAAAGAATATAAGGTGGTCATTAACAATAACTCGCTTCAAATCGAATCCATTCTCATCTATCGTACGGACCGAACGGACTTATAA
- a CDS encoding carbohydrate ABC transporter permease has product MELARDQKTSIPKKKKRSERQKDMLSGYLYIAPFFIIFAIIGLYPALFSIYLAFQKWSGFGPMEFAGLNNFAIVLQDPLFWKSLYNTLIMGVLGTAPQLIVGIVLAYFLNMAAVKFSNFFRVTIFMPYITSMVAVALVFGVFFSSNESSLANFIIGWFGMDPVNWKTSEWGAKIAISLMVFWRWVGYNTIIYLAGLQSIPKDLYEAATIDGANKIQQFFHVTIPLLKPFIVLTVFMSTVGAMQLFAEPTVFLGGQAFNRDEAMTVVMYLYRDAFNLNSFGTASATAVLLLIFIVAIAGLNTWLTSGKKAKRGRI; this is encoded by the coding sequence ATGGAATTAGCTCGGGACCAAAAGACATCCATCCCTAAGAAGAAAAAGCGTTCCGAACGTCAGAAGGACATGCTTTCTGGCTACTTATATATAGCCCCGTTCTTCATTATCTTCGCCATTATAGGGTTATACCCGGCATTATTTAGTATCTACTTAGCTTTCCAAAAATGGAGCGGATTCGGTCCTATGGAGTTTGCGGGCCTTAATAATTTCGCCATCGTCTTACAAGACCCGTTGTTCTGGAAATCTCTTTATAACACATTGATCATGGGTGTGCTTGGAACAGCACCTCAGTTGATTGTCGGCATTGTGTTGGCCTACTTCTTAAATATGGCTGCGGTGAAATTCTCAAACTTCTTCCGAGTCACCATATTCATGCCTTATATCACATCAATGGTTGCTGTTGCCCTCGTGTTTGGTGTTTTCTTCAGTAGCAACGAATCATCACTTGCCAATTTCATCATTGGGTGGTTCGGAATGGACCCCGTCAACTGGAAAACATCTGAATGGGGTGCAAAAATCGCCATCTCCCTCATGGTGTTCTGGAGATGGGTTGGCTATAACACTATTATTTATTTAGCTGGACTCCAAAGCATACCTAAAGACTTGTACGAGGCAGCTACTATTGATGGAGCGAATAAGATTCAACAGTTTTTCCACGTTACGATTCCTTTGCTTAAACCATTTATTGTGCTAACTGTCTTCATGTCCACTGTTGGTGCGATGCAGTTATTCGCTGAGCCAACGGTATTCTTAGGTGGACAAGCCTTTAACCGTGACGAAGCGATGACCGTTGTCATGTACCTCTATCGCGATGCATTCAATCTCAATTCCTTTGGAACTGCGTCAGCCACAGCTGTACTGTTGCTCATATTTATCGTAGCAATAGCTGGATTAAATACATGGCTGACTTCAGGGAAAAAAGCAAAGAGAGGACGTATCTAA
- a CDS encoding zinc ribbon domain-containing protein has translation MYCSNCMTEQDEGKFCGTCGTTLQSEHHPQPAPEQVLEAESHTQASTASMATTSVNQGSRAKHQSNQFLTFYKNVSKSPRFAEAASQSNPTYGIVTVILFSAIMSLSIYTFANKMFQLMSGGFDYFSLGLGFEGMPFFPIFMPIFLLTLAFVGCAIISSWIMVKTSGSSIPLKETAAHFGGLLVPFISVSILSLLLSLIGMLEITVYLNPLILSFTLFLYPALVVYQSVNQKTEKALYWSLGASLLSILFMYIFIRFAILNTIREIVDYMML, from the coding sequence ATGTATTGTTCAAACTGCATGACCGAGCAAGATGAAGGTAAGTTCTGTGGCACATGTGGAACCACCCTTCAAAGTGAACACCATCCACAACCAGCGCCCGAACAAGTCCTAGAGGCTGAGTCCCATACCCAAGCTTCCACCGCTTCCATGGCTACTACCTCTGTCAATCAAGGCTCTAGAGCGAAACACCAATCTAATCAGTTCTTAACGTTTTATAAGAATGTTTCTAAATCACCGAGATTTGCTGAAGCGGCTAGTCAATCGAATCCGACATACGGCATTGTTACGGTTATTCTATTTTCTGCCATAATGAGTCTAAGCATCTATACGTTCGCGAACAAGATGTTTCAATTAATGAGTGGAGGATTCGACTACTTTTCACTAGGCTTAGGATTTGAAGGGATGCCATTCTTTCCCATCTTTATGCCAATCTTCTTACTCACGCTCGCTTTTGTAGGATGTGCCATAATCAGTAGCTGGATTATGGTGAAAACCTCTGGGTCTTCCATTCCACTTAAAGAAACAGCAGCACACTTCGGTGGTCTACTCGTACCCTTTATTTCCGTCTCCATTCTATCCCTCTTGCTATCCCTAATTGGAATGCTTGAAATCACAGTCTACCTGAACCCTCTCATCCTCTCATTTACCCTGTTCCTTTATCCAGCACTAGTCGTGTACCAAAGTGTAAATCAGAAAACTGAGAAAGCACTCTATTGGAGTCTCGGAGCTTCCCTCCTCTCCATCCTGTTCATGTACATCTTCATTCGCTTCGCCATCCTCAACACCATCCGCGAGATTGTAGACTATATGATGCTCTAA
- a CDS encoding carbohydrate ABC transporter permease, with translation MAKTKQKRSLGLVPVYAVLIFASLFSLFPFYWMFVMSTRPSEAYNSIPPALIPGTKLVENFQRVLDSIPFFQSMWNTVLLCTSVTLVVLFISSLAGFAFAKFEFPGKNFFFVAILLTMVIPPQLGLIPQYYLVSELGWLDTLFGAGILYLLNPLGIFLMRQYISQSVPDELIEAAKLDGCSNFRIYRSIVLPIVKPAFATLGIIVFTLVWGEFLWQFTVLRSPESYTLQVALASLNNAYNIDFGMLLSGVFWATAPLIIIFLLFNKLFISSITEGSVKS, from the coding sequence ATGGCTAAAACAAAACAAAAACGTTCATTAGGTCTTGTGCCTGTATATGCTGTGTTGATTTTTGCATCACTCTTCTCTCTCTTTCCTTTTTACTGGATGTTTGTGATGTCAACAAGACCGAGTGAAGCATATAACTCGATTCCCCCAGCTTTGATTCCGGGGACTAAACTCGTTGAGAACTTTCAACGAGTGCTCGATTCTATCCCATTCTTTCAATCGATGTGGAACACTGTTTTACTATGCACAAGTGTAACGCTCGTGGTTCTATTTATTAGTTCACTTGCTGGTTTCGCTTTTGCTAAATTCGAGTTTCCAGGCAAGAACTTCTTCTTCGTCGCAATTCTATTGACTATGGTCATTCCACCTCAACTTGGGTTGATCCCTCAGTACTACCTTGTTTCTGAATTGGGTTGGCTCGATACATTGTTCGGCGCTGGAATTCTATATTTACTTAACCCGCTCGGCATTTTCCTAATGCGTCAGTACATCAGTCAATCTGTACCAGACGAACTTATCGAAGCAGCGAAACTTGATGGGTGCTCAAACTTTAGAATTTATCGGAGCATCGTACTCCCAATTGTAAAGCCAGCCTTTGCGACGCTAGGAATTATCGTCTTCACTCTAGTCTGGGGAGAATTCCTCTGGCAGTTCACAGTTCTTAGAAGTCCAGAATCGTACACGCTCCAAGTCGCACTCGCATCACTTAACAATGCGTATAACATCGACTTCGGTATGCTATTATCCGGTGTCTTCTGGGCAACAGCACCATTAATCATCATTTTCTTACTGTTTAACAAACTCTTTATTTCAAGCATCACAGAAGGTTCTGTGAAATCTTAG
- a CDS encoding ABC transporter substrate-binding protein, translating into MLLGISAVLVACNNDDSASGDGKVELDFWVFGATNYESLASEYEESNPNVTINIRKSELGDHHNSLFTAISSGTGAPDLTMIEIDQLDRFRQAQDNFLNLYDLGADEIQDQYLDWKWSMAESTDSEFLFGLPTDIGPKGLYYHTDVFNNAGLPTDPKEVSQQLSSPEAFIEAAEKVKEATGKPMVDSMEMAFRANMDAAAVSYFNRDGDLIIEESGNEVKEAYDYAVELNQQGYVGGFEMWTPEWATALNKGEFAAELAPAWLKGYMTENAPEAEGKWRVATLPEEFAGNWGGSYISIPKETKQSEEAYAFAKWLISPENQLKSFTESGLFPSAPSVYEMEEFKQNEDAYFGSQNTAEVFAEAAQDIPEVYKGPKYVTVNNEILTALQNVREGANPSEEWDAAVKRIKDLLER; encoded by the coding sequence ATGTTACTTGGGATTAGTGCGGTATTAGTTGCATGTAATAATGATGATTCTGCAAGTGGAGATGGAAAGGTAGAACTAGACTTCTGGGTGTTTGGAGCAACAAACTATGAATCTCTCGCAAGCGAGTATGAAGAAAGCAACCCGAATGTAACAATCAACATTCGAAAGTCTGAACTAGGCGATCACCACAACAGCTTATTCACTGCTATTTCCTCTGGAACTGGGGCTCCAGATTTAACGATGATTGAAATCGACCAACTGGACCGCTTTAGACAAGCTCAAGATAATTTCTTGAACTTATATGATTTAGGAGCAGATGAAATACAGGATCAATACTTAGATTGGAAATGGTCAATGGCGGAAAGTACGGATTCTGAGTTCCTATTCGGATTGCCAACAGACATCGGTCCAAAGGGCTTGTATTACCATACAGACGTTTTCAATAATGCTGGACTTCCTACTGATCCGAAAGAAGTAAGTCAACAACTTTCGAGTCCTGAAGCATTTATAGAAGCTGCTGAGAAAGTGAAAGAAGCTACAGGCAAACCCATGGTCGACAGCATGGAAATGGCTTTCCGTGCGAACATGGATGCAGCAGCAGTTAGCTACTTTAATCGCGATGGGGACTTAATCATTGAAGAATCCGGCAACGAAGTAAAAGAGGCCTACGACTATGCTGTTGAACTGAATCAACAAGGCTATGTAGGTGGATTTGAGATGTGGACTCCTGAATGGGCAACGGCTCTTAACAAAGGAGAGTTCGCTGCAGAACTAGCACCAGCGTGGCTGAAAGGTTACATGACAGAGAACGCTCCTGAAGCTGAGGGCAAATGGCGCGTAGCAACACTACCAGAAGAATTTGCTGGTAACTGGGGTGGTTCCTACATCTCCATTCCTAAAGAAACCAAACAAAGCGAAGAAGCCTATGCATTTGCCAAATGGTTAATCAGTCCGGAGAACCAACTAAAATCATTTACAGAAAGTGGTCTCTTCCCTTCCGCTCCATCGGTTTATGAAATGGAAGAATTCAAGCAGAACGAAGATGCATATTTCGGTAGCCAGAATACAGCAGAAGTGTTTGCAGAGGCAGCTCAAGATATCCCTGAGGTTTATAAAGGGCCTAAATATGTAACCGTTAACAACGAAATCCTTACTGCCCTTCAAAATGTTCGCGAAGGTGCAAATCCTTCAGAAGAATGGGATGCAGCGGTTAAGCGGATTAAAGATTTACTAGAACGTTAA